The genome window tgatgtagttataaagaaggcaagacagtggctatactttattaagagtttgaagagatttggcatgtcaacaaatacactcaggaACTTCTatggttgtaccatggagagcattctgacaggctgcatcactgtctggtatggaggggctactgcacaggaccaaaagaaactgcagaaggttgtaaatctagtcagttctgtcttggacactagcctacaaagtacccagggcatcttcagggagcggtgtatgagaaaggcagcatctgttaTTAAGGATCGCCAgtgcccagggcatgcccttttcttactgttaccatcaggtaggaggtacagaagcctgaaggcacacactcagtgattcaggaacagcttcttcccctctgccatccgattcctaaatgaactttgaagctttggacactacctcactttttttaatatacagtatttttaatctagtcaatatatggaattgatttacttgtttattcatgttttattttataaattattttttctctctgctagattatgtattgcattgaactgctgctaagttaacaaatttcatgccacatgccggtgaaaataaatctgattctgacattttGAGTAGCTGTTATTCCTTTTTACATTGAGGCATCAATAATGTGTTAATTAATTTTATAAAGTttgatttttttgttttacatTCTATATTCATTCTGCCTTCTGTTTACAATGCTTATCTGATGTCTAATTCCATATGCAGCATACTTGAAATTATAAGATGCTAATGATTGAAGGTGTTTGCCTTGGAAATGGCTTGGTGCAAGCATGACTGGTAGAGAGTCTGAGCAACATTCTCACTTTAAGGACAGTGTATGTACTGAATCTAATGCCTTGTGATATTCTTGGAATAACATTTTGGCATAGTTTTATGAACTAATGAAAGTTGAGTAAGTGAAAGAAATGGAATCTTGCTGTTCTAGTAATTGACAGGAAGGGCAATAAGTCATAACTCTTGAAAACTAATTTACAAAGTAAGATGCAGTTGTGACTTTGATAAAGTCAGGAATTCTATGCTAACATTAGGTTAATTTATTAGATGAAGGATTGCAGGAAGTGATATTAAATGTGGTATTAGAAAATGGTTACTGTTCATCATTCACTCTTTTAATGACATTGGCTAATAAGTTTACTTCTAACTTTGTAATCTACACTTTGCAATGTCACTTTTTCCTTTGCACAGAGCAATGCCAAGGTAGCAGTGTTGGGTGCATCGGGTGGCATTGGGCAGCCCCTCTCTCTGCTACTGAAGAACAGTCCACTTGTAGGTGAACTCTCACTGTATGATATTGCACACACACCTGGTGTTGCAGCAGATCTCGGCCACATTGAAACCAGGGCAAAAGTAACTGGTGAGtacaacttttttttaatgtatagaTTTGTATTTGTGTATGTAAAAACTTGCCAAACTAAAATGGTCTAAGATGGCACTCTATATACCTGGTCTGTAGCCGATTGCCTTAAAATGAACCCCATTGTTCCAGTCTGATGTAAGAACAGATGGACAGAAAATATGGATCACTTAGCCTGGTGTTATAGCAGGAGATCATTTCCTTAGTGGATTAAGGAAATAGTGTTGGGCAGACTCCGGGTTTGTCACATGGTGATTGAATCTGTTGGACTTGAGGTTGTAACTAATCACATCAGTGGGAGAATCCTGTTGCCATGTTggaatttcagtaacatttgatgTGCCATGCAGGGCGAACAAACAAAATACCCGTGTGTGAATCTGGGGATATGTACCAGCATGTATTGGGACTTGGTTAAAATACAGAAAATCTGGAAATAAAGGTGTCATTTTCAAGACTGGAGGCTTTCATTTAGGGTCCTGCGAAGTTTAGTGCTGGAGTGCCCGTTCGtaatctttgatttggccaaggGAATTGTGTAGTACATCGTAAAGCTGGGGGACAGTGGAGATTGAGGATGAAGAGAGGCTTCAGGTTAGATGGAAAGGCTGAGTGAATAGGTGAGAACATAGCAGATGGAAACTTAATGTAGATATTCACTTTGCTGGGAAAGACAAAAAGAGGAATGTTTTTTAAATGGTGTCAAATCAAAAGATAATCTTCAGAGGGACCTAGGTAACCTTGTACGTAAAGTTATTTTGTACTATATGTCAGAAAGCTATTAGGAAGATAAGTGGTCTCTTAAATTTTATTGTATTCACATTTTTTGAAAAACATAATTTATATAGGGTCCAGGTAAGGATGCACTTTGAATCTGCATACAGACTAGTCTCTGTACCTGGGATAAGAATGCAGTGGAAATTTATCAGATTGACAGATGGTCTTGAAGAGAAGTCAAGATGCTTGAGCCCAATCTCTAAGAATAAAAGCTGAATTTGtgtaaattttaaaaacttgATTGTGTGCAGGGCTGATATTTATTGCCCGGACCATGTCTTAAAACCAATTTTTGACAGTCTGGACAGAACAGATTTCTGAAAAAACATCATGCTCTGCACAATGAAATTATCAACTAAGAGGGCTTTGGAAGCTTGTCACGGCACTGGGTATATATTCATGAATAAAAGTAGGCTTTTGGATATTAAGGGAATCGGAGCAGGGAGGTGACATCAGCACAAGAAATAggcatgatcttgttgaatggcagagcagatatgAGAATATATTGAATAGTTAATATATTTGACTATTTGGTCAAATAGTCCAATCCAGCTTCAATTTATTCCTGTGTAAGCTCTGAAGAGGAAACCTGctaatgtatgtttttttttgtctatGGCTTTAACTGCATCTCAGTACTAGAAAACTGTCTGTTAGTGTTATCATAATCTACAAACACACTTTTGTCTtccttgttggatgcagtctatCACCTATtgtattatggttcttggatttgctGAGCAAGCCCGCAAAAAAGAATGAGTTGCATATAGTGAGATATATgtgctttgttaataaatttgttttgaactttgGAGGAGACATTGTTCCAAGTCAGTGTGGAACATGCAGCTAGTGGTGTTCCCTGTGTTCCCTGTGTACCGTGATCAAAATGGCTTGGCATGTCCATTTTGTAAATGCTATACTTTACTAATGTGGGTACCAGTGATAGATGTAATGTTTATTTAGTGTGGTAGGTGGGTACTGGTCAGTTGGGCTGTTTTATCCTGATGTTGGATCTGCACTCATTCAGGCAATTACATAAGATACAGTACTGTATCTGGTAGATGATGGAAAGGCTTGGTGAAATTGTCTATTCATGCTTGCTCTTTTTCTTGCTGTTAGTGGAAAGACTTTGTAGAGTTAGAAGATGAGTAACAATGAGAAATGTACTCGTTGATCAACTCTTGCGGTCAGTGCTTACAGTGCAATACTTCTGGTTATTGGTATATGGTAGTGATAGTGGTGGCATTGGTGATAATGTGTAAGGATATGTGATCAGACTTCCTTTGGTTAATATGCCAGCTAGTGCCAGGTAGTGTGTTATTAGCTATTAATGCTTATTATGCTAGCTACATACGTAACTGTTTATGTCATTGTGTGCAGGTATATGGTAATACAATTTCACATTGGAAGAAAAaattgaaatagttaaaaaggtgctTGCCTTGAAGAACTCCTGGGATGGAGTTAATTAACCTCTGCCTGCAGCCaagatttgattccaaacagtttaaAATTTTCTCATAGACTTCCAGTTTAGCAGGGAATCTTGGTGCAGCTTTATTTCAGATGAAGTACTAAATTAAAAGCCTGTCTGCCCTCTATTAGCTATGAAATTTCCTATACACTAATTTACAAGAGCTGATTCTCTTTTGAGACATGGCCAGTTCCGAAACTACCATTTTAATACGTGAAACCTTGTCTGTTGCAAATTGCTTGGCATGTTTGCTACACTGTAATATTGGTTATATTTGTGAGACAACTGGAGATTCTCAGAATGCTTTATGGTCATTAAACATTACATGTAATTAGTCTTTATCAATTTGTTTCTAAATAATACAGTACTGACCAAAATTGTTTTCACCCAGGTTATTTGGGTGCCGAACAGTTGCCCGCTGCCTTAAAAGGATGCGAAATGGTGGTTATTCCTGCCGGAGTGCCGAGGAAACCTGGTACGTACTTCAATCCTGTTTAGTAAACTTCAGCACTGTCTGGGCAGAAATTTCAAGCCTAAACACGGATTCTTACTTCAAAATGATGTATAAAAAGTAAGGGTGTAATGAAATGGGTCATATATAGCATACTGCTATGACAGACTGGTTTGGCTTTAATATATCCTTTAACGCATCTTTGATTTCTCCAGTGCAACACTTTCAACTGAACTAATTTGAAGCAAATAGGTTAATTACCAGTACTGATTAGctttaaatcaggggttccaGCGTAGGGTCTTTGGACCTCTTAATGGTATTGGTTATCAAGTCAAACTAGAGTTTCTAGAAAGTATTGGGACctagaggcaaaagaaaagaaaatttaaaggtaaTAGCAAGAATCAACTGATAGACCAAATGGAACCCACTGCCTGAGTGCTGCTTCTGCCGGGAACATTGGGGGGACCCCGCAGCATCACAGCGGCAGCCCAGGAGCAGTGTTGGAATCTgcagtgttatgaatgtaccacagctctgaggggccgaagggtgcggggtagccccctcctttgtgggaatcgcaagatcactattgagtccgttcaggagacccaggaaatgggagagagagacgtgccaaatacctcgttccaccacgatgcaaaataatgcgacattgaccattgtctcctggagaccacgtttgtggattggggactatgctatgtgcaagccctcgggcaaagtgggctggttgagagagagattgcatcatcccaacctgattgccatctgagaccctgtgaggaagtataaaggagggtctgggggaacactcCCTTCAGATGCACTAGTAGCGGAAAGCCATTTGAAGGCagtcacgtgcgttcgattccgttgctggaattggtgactggaaccacggaaaccagcttttagctaacaacggggaagcccgcttccctgattcaacggatttgcttcataaaagacccaggcaagtttcttttctcaccaatctctctctctctctccaacaagtgaaagcCCAGCggtcccccaaaaggctgaagcctgccggaactgagtgacttttatatttccgtcggacaatatattatcccctagacaaatgatctagctgtttcttattgatggttattattagatccgagcttttagattgagtagtgacgacgtatattatcttatattaatcttatttttgtgccccttcataaataaagattttttaaaaatagtaccatcagacttcaacggacctctctatctttgctggtaagtgatccagttacaggatttTGTAACAGCAGTGAGATGCTGAACTTTAAATAACTTGAGAGACTGTTTCATGGAAAAGAGCACTGCTGTCGCTGCATTTGGGTTAGCGCTTACTTTGTCACTGGGATCATCGCACATAGGCGCTTCTGGGAAATGGCGCGAGGTTTAAGAAGAGCTCGGGAATCTTCAGGAGGGGCCGCCCGGTTTGAAAACATGATGGTCTATTGGAGAAGTGGAGACCCTGCAGGTCGGAATCCGTCTACGAAGTCCATTAAATTGCACACTATCATTAAAAATGTGAAATCAAATGCTTTGAGAAATACTTGGCAATATTTAATCAGTTCATACTGATGTAGTGTAAACATTGAAATTGCTTTTGCAGGTATGACACGAGATGATCTCTTCACCACAAATGCTTCAATAGTTGCAGATCTAACTGAGGCCTGTGCCCGACATTGTCCAGAGGCAATGATCTGTGTCATCTCCAACCCTGTGAGTGTGTTCTTTCAGCTGATAATGTCTTCAAAAGTAGCAAATTCAGTATTAAAGTTCTCTTCATCTATGTGGAGGTAGAAGACAGAATTATCCACTCTAAAAGGCAGTAATGTTTGCAATTAAACAAAATTTGATTTCTAGATGTTGACAGGGTCTTGGACATGAGGTGGGAAAATGGTGTTTGAGGTAGAAGATAAACCAGTTGAATAATGGAGCAGGCATGGGGCTATTTGTCTTGGAAAATTGTATGATAGCTTCTCAATGAGGAATATTCTAAAATGCTGCTGAAAGGACGTTCTGCTTTTATCTTGTGCTGAAAACAATATTGCTAATTTGGGAATAGTATTTTAATGACATATTCACAGAACTATCCTACAGTTTATTGGAAAGATGCACATTCAGATCACAATGCAACCAATTAAGTAACATTCCATTATCCTGGTCAGTTTTTGCAATATTAAGTTTCCATAAACCGATTATAATTTAAACATTGAACTCATTCTGGTGTCAATTCTTGTCTGATCCTTGAACAGATACTTGGTAAATAGCTTAAATTTATGTGGAAGTGATGGTATTAGATGCTGTAATTTAACTTATTGAGACAATGTGGTTACAAGATTTTTCTGTCCCGAGGTTAGGAAATCCTCTTTGATGTTGTAGCCCTCACAATCCACCACAGGCAAATGGCTCTGAGATTCATTACCTCTGCAAGTAAAAGTACTAAATGCCATCCCCTGGATAGAGACTCTGTCTCATGGAAATATCTCAACATCTACCTTGTTGTGCTCCCTCTGGATCTTGTAAATTTAAATAAGATCCCCTTTAGTTTGAATTATAAAGAATACGCTTGGTTTTATTTAGCCATTTGATGAGAAATCGTCAAATTACAAAGGAATTAACTTGGTATTTATCGTACTCTTATTGGACAAGCCCTTGAGTATCCTTTAAACTGTTTGCATGACTGGACGTAGGCAAGTAAATGATTTGACCAACTGCAGTTTTTATTCTAACTGAATTATAGTTCAATTTTTTATCTATAATGCCAGTCTAGAAAGTGTGTAGATCATTAAAATGAGGGCAACATTGTAAATTTTTAAAGAATATTTTGTGCTTTGCTATTCTCTCTCCTTCCTATATTAAGCAGCCTATTATTTTTCTAGGTAAACTCCACAATACCAATCGCAACAGAAATTTTCAAGAAACTTGGAGTATACAACCCTAACAAAATCTTTGGTGTGTCCACTTTGGATGTGGTCAGAGCCAACACTTTTGTTGCTGAGCTTAAGGTAAACAACAAAAATTTGATCTTTACTTTGGGCTAGATGGATGTAAATTTAATGTTTAAACCTAAGATTTTATTGTTCCGCACATCTGATGATTACCAGATAATGTGGCTGTTTTTGGCTATTTAAATTGTTATTTGATGTGAATGGGTGCTACATGACTCACTGGGTGTTGAACAATGTTTTGGATGTATGCGTTAATGGGGATGAACTGATACCAACCATGTGTCAATGTTACTGCTCTAGTCTTGGGGGAGCACTGAAAACATCAACTGTTGTTTTTCCTTGTCCAAAATGAGGAACCTTGGCTGCTTGTTTAATCTTCAATTTGTAATATACTGTTCCATTTGTTAGATGGGCcagaggacctgtttctgtgcagtagcacTGTCAATTATTTTAATTTGGTTTGGGAATAGTTTCAGGTGGAAAGCTAATTTCaatgcattgtttttttttatattttttattcaaTTTTTTAGATAATTACATAGAGTAGAATAATAGAGTATAATATCAGCCctctttttctcccccccccccccccccccaacatccctatctgaaaaaaagaaagaaagattgcctggatatcggaagatccccatatgctccatggaattcaaaatagctttaatatatgtatttctttccccaaatggcTAATAACTTTATCTTCAAAGGGCCTATACATAATGCAAGTTGTTAATGTAATATTTAAAGAACTTGTATTCTAAATGATGAAGTTCCCTCTAAATTAGATCTGTAAGTGTTATTTATCCACGATAAAAATATTTACTGAACCACTTCTGTTAGGAAGTGCGCACCAAGTTCGAAGCAATTTCAAGATCAagaatcaagtttatttatcacatgtacatcaaagtccacagtgaaatgtgtttgtgttaacaaccagtaCGCTcatggatgtgctgggggcagtctacAAGTGTCACCAATATAACATTGCTCAGTGAACAACAAGGAATAAAACAATAGCAAAACAAGCCCTTCTCTTCccctacacagacagacagacaccccccacccccccagctttTCTCAGACCCAGACTTGCAGACATTGGGCCTTGACTTCCCCAATGGACTCTCAGAGATTCGCATACTCAGCTCCAGTCAACGTGTCTTGACTTGCAGACTTCCGGTTCAATCCTCTGCATAGATCACAGGACATGCCGATGCCTCGAACTGACAGGACCTCGAACTCCAGTCTTGCTGATTTGCAAACACGATGGGTCATCAGAACTCTTACCTCATGCCTGCACAGAATGCCGACTCCAGAACCAACTGACAACTTGTTGACCAGGCAGATCCCTGGTACACTTTTCTGCCAGCCTGACATTTAACTGGATGTCCCACATACATGTCATTGGCCTTCGAATGCAGAGCGAAAACTTAGATTCTGGCTTGGCCTCTAATTCCCTCACATCCCTGACCTGAACATCAACAGCCAAATTTTATTGTTATATTCCTTGTACCATAAACATAAAGTTAACCTTGGCTGAAAGGAGTGCTTGTTATGTACCAAGGTAGAGTGAAAAATTTGTTTCGCATGTTGTCCATACAAACGGTTGTATTACAGCTGTGCATTGAGGTAATACAAGGGAAAATAATAATGCAGAAAGGTTGTGAAATCTGTGCAGGCTGACAGTATGATGCAAAGGCATAATGAGGTATATTGAAGTCAAAAATCTAGCTAAATATTTTCAGGCTAATTAAACTTAAAATGCTGTTGAGATTTGTCTCTCTTGTCCAGTCTTTGAAATAATGTTTCATAAATCAAGAATTTCAAATTATTCTgtgtttaattattttttaaatgactAATTTATGGCAGCAGCTTTCTCACAACTGCTTGTTTTCCCTCTTTCCTCCAAATAAAATATTTAGTATGTACCCCAGTCTGCATTTTGGCTTTTCACATGTTTTAATGTTCAGAAGTCAAGCAAGTCCttgcatttctttattctttGCTATATTGTAATATGTCTAATAATTAACTTCAAATTGCAATATACAATATCATCCCTAGTAAAATGTTGATAAGCTCTCACTTGCAGGCTAAACAAATCCATTGAATATATAATATTGAAGATGCCAAAATTTAAGTATAATAAATAGTATTGGGATCTGATTTGCAAAACTTGCTGAATATGTGATGCAAAATGTTTTTTTATTACCtgttacctttttttttaaaaaaaattagataacAAAATACCAAGATTTTGTGATCCCATGATTACAAAAATGCTTTCTTGGTTGAAGGTTTCATAATTGGGTGAAATTGGTCCTATCTGCATATTATACAGCTCAATCCAGCCAATGTACTTCTGAAGGAAGTCTTGGCAATTACTGGACAATTGTTTCCAAACTTTTTAAGAGTTTTGTTAAATAATTGATTTATTGCAGTAACATTTTCACTAAGGATAAAATACAAATGCTTCTATTTATTTTGCAGGGCCTTGACCCTGCACGAGTATCTGTTCCAGTGATTGGTGGCCATGCTGGAAAGACTATCATCCCTTTGATCTCTCAAGTAAGTAGGTGTGAGATGACAAAAAAGTGAATGGCTCAGCTATTTTGTACTTAATTTAAGGAATGTTAAATCTTCATTTTATTACTATTTGGAAGCCATGAATCACCAGTGAAATTAATTCTGAAAGCCAATTTCCCATGTTGACTTTGCCAAACTATTGTGGATCAAAATACTTTTATGTATGTCAAAACTGAATCTTGACATAAGAATGGAGGTACTTGATTAATATCTTCTTAATGGGGCCTTCTTCCCCTATTTGCTTGTAAGATGTGACCATGGCTGGCTAACAAAATGCCCATCTCTGATTGTCCTTGAGAATGA of Hypanus sabinus isolate sHypSab1 chromosome 6, sHypSab1.hap1, whole genome shotgun sequence contains these proteins:
- the mdh2 gene encoding malate dehydrogenase, mitochondrial; protein product: MLSRVARPVATAAGLSRSFSGSSQSNAKVAVLGASGGIGQPLSLLLKNSPLVGELSLYDIAHTPGVAADLGHIETRAKVTGYLGAEQLPAALKGCEMVVIPAGVPRKPGMTRDDLFTTNASIVADLTEACARHCPEAMICVISNPVNSTIPIATEIFKKLGVYNPNKIFGVSTLDVVRANTFVAELKGLDPARVSVPVIGGHAGKTIIPLISQCNPKVEIPQDKLQALTERIQEAGTEVVKAKAGAGSATLSMAYAGARFAFSLMDAMNGKEGVVECAFVRSEETESPYFSTPLLLGKNGIEKNLGLGKLSAFEEKLVAEAMSELKASIKKGEDFVKNRK